From Pan paniscus chromosome 9, NHGRI_mPanPan1-v2.0_pri, whole genome shotgun sequence, the proteins below share one genomic window:
- the ATG2A gene encoding autophagy-related protein 2 homolog A isoform X5: MESPLELVEGFVGSIEVAVPWAALLTDHCTVRVSGLQLTLQPRRGPVPGAADSQSWASCMTTSLQLAQECLRDGLPEPSEPPQPLEGLEMFAQTIETVLRRIKVTFLDTVVRVEHSPGDGERGVAVEVRVQRLEYCDEAVRDPSQAPPVDVHQPPAFLHKLLQLAGVRLHYEELPAQEEPPEPPLQIGSCSGYMELMVKLKQNEAFPGPKLEVAGQLGSLHLLLTPRQLQQLQELLSAVSLTDHEGLADKLNKSRPLGAEDLWLIEQDLNQQLQAGAVAEPLSPDPLTNPLLNLDNTDLFFSMAGLTSSVASALSELSLSDVDLASSVHSGMASRRLSAQAHPAGKMAPNPLLDTMRPDSLLKMTLGGVTLTLLQTSAPSSGPPDLATHFFTEFDATKDGPFGSRDFHHLRPRFQRACPCSHVRLTGTAVQLSWELRTGSRGRRTTSMEVHFGQLEVLECLWPRGTSEPEYMEILTFPGTLGSQASARPCAHLRHTQILRRVPKSRPRRSVACHCHSELALDLANFQADVELGALDRLAALLRLATVPAEPPAGLLTEPLPAMEQQTVFRLSAPRATLRLRFPIADLRPERDPWAGQAVRAEQLRLELSEPQFRSELSSGPGPPVPTHLELTCSDLHGIYEDGGKPPVPCLRVSKALDPKSTGRKYFLPQVVVTVNPQSSSTQWEVAPEKGEELELSVESPCELREPEPSPFSSKRTMYETEEMVIPGDPEEMRTFQSRTLALSRCSLEVILPSVHIFLPSKEVYESIYNRINNDLLMWEPADLLPTPDPAAQPSGFPGPSGFWHDSFKMCKSAFKLANCFDLTPDSDSDDEDAHFFSVGASGGPQAAAPEAPSLHLQSTFSTLVTVLKGRITALCETKDEGGKRLEAVHGELVLDMEHGTLFSVSQYCGQPGLGYFCLEAEKATLYHRAAVDDYPLPSHLDLPSFAPPAQLAPTIYPSEEGVTERGASGRKGQGRGPHMLSTAVRIHLDPHKNVKEFLVTLRLHKATLRHYMALPEQSWHSQLLEFLDVLDDPVLGYLPPTVITILHTHLFSCSVDYRPLYLPVRVLITAETFTLSSNIIMDTSTFLLRFILDDSALYLSDKCEVETLDLRRDYVCVLDVDLLELVIKTWKGSTEGKLSQPLFELRCSNNVVHVHSCADSCALLVNLLQYVMSTGDLHPPPRPPSPTEIAGQKVQLSESPASLPSCPRVETALINQRDLADALLDTERSLRELAQPSGGHLPQASPISVYLFPGERSGAPPPSPPVGGPAGSLGSCSEEKEDEREEEGDGDTLDSDEFCILDAPGLGIPPRDGEPVVTQLHPGPIVVRDGYFSRPIGSTDLLRAPAHFPVPSTRVVLREVSLIWHLYGGRDFGPHPGHRARTGLSGPRSSPSRCSGPNRPQNSWRTQGGSGRQHHVLMEIQLSKVSFQHEVYPAEPATGPAAPSQELEERPLSRQVFIVQELEVRDRLASSQINKFLYLHTSERMPRRAHSNMLTIKALHVAPTTNLGGPECCLRVSLMPLRLNVDQDALFFLKDFFTSLVAGINPVVPGETSAEARPETRAQPSSPLEGQAEGVETTGSQEAPGGGHSPSPPDQQPIYFREFRFTSEVPIWLDYHGKHVTMDQVGTFAGLLIGLAQLNCSELKLKRLCCRHGLLGVDKVLGYALNEWLQDIRKNQLPGLLGGVGPMHSVVQLFQGFRDLLWLPIEQYRKDGRLMRGLQRGAASFGSSTASAALELSNRLVQAIQATAETVYDILSPAAPVSRSLQDKRSARRLRRGQQPADLREGVAKAYDTVREGILDTAQTICDVASRGHEQKGLTGAVGGVIRQLPPTVVKPLILATEATSSLLGGMRNQIVPDAHKDHALKWRSDSAQD, translated from the exons ATGGAGTCACCGCTGGAGCTGGTGGAAGGCTTCGTGGGCTCCATCGAGGTGGCCGTGCCCTGGGCTGCTCTGCTCACCGACCACTGCACAGTGCGCGTGTCCGGCCTCCAGCTCACCTTGCAGCCCCGCCGGGGTCCAG TGCCAGGGGCTGCCGACTCACAGAGCTGGGCCTCATGCATGACCACAAGCCTGCAGCTGGCCCAGGAGTGTCTGCGGGACGGGCTACCGGAGCCCTCTGAGCCTCCACAGCCCCTGGAGGGGCTGGAGATGTTTGCCCAGACCATTGAGACTG TGCTTCGGAGGATCAAAGTGACCTTCCTGGACACTGTCGTGAGGGTGGAGCACTCTCCGGGTGATGGGGAACGTGGTGTGGCCGTCGAGGTCCGTGTGCAGAG ACTGGAGTACTGTGACGAGGCAGTGCGGGACCCAAGCCAGGCGCCGCCGGTGGACGTGCATCAGCCGCCTGCCTTCCTGCACAAGCTGCTGCAGCTGGCAGGGGTCCGCCTGCACTACGAGGAGCTCCCGGCACAG GAAGAGCCTCCAGAGCCCCCCTTGCAGATCGGCAGCTGCTCAGGGTACATGGAGCTGATGGTGAAGTTGAAGCAAAATGAGGCCTTCCCTGGCCCCAAG TTGGAGGTGGCGGGACAGCTGGGCTCCCTGCACCTGCTCCTGACCCCAAGGCAGCTCCAGCAACTTCAAGAACTGCTCAGCGCCGTGAGCCTTACAG ACCACGAGGGCCTGGCTGACAAGCTGAACAAGAGCCGCCCGCTAGGTGCTGAAGACCTGTGGCTGATTGAGCAGGACCTGAACCAGCAGCTGCAGGCAGGGGCAGTGGCTGAGCCCCTCAGTCCAGACCCCCTTACCAACCCCCTTCTCAACCTGGATAACACTG ACCTCTTCTTCTCCATGGCTGGCCTCACAAGCAGTGTGGCCTCAGCCCTCTCTGAGCTCTCCCTCTCCGATGTAGACCTGGCCTCCTCTGTGCACAGCGGCATGGCCTCCCGCCGGCTCTCTGCCCAGGCCCACCCAGCTG GCAAGATGGCCCCCAACCCCCTCCTGGACACCATGCGCCCTGACTCGCTGCTGAAGATGACCTTGGGGGGTGTGACCCTGACCTTGCTTCAGACGTCTGCCCCATCTTCCGGACCACCTGACCTCGCCACGCACTTTTTCACCGAGTTTGATGCCACCAAGGATGGGCCCTTCGGTTCCCGAGACTTCCATCACCTTCGACCACGCTTCCAGAGGGCCTGTCCCTGTAGCCATGTTCG GCTAACGGGCACAGCCGTGCAGCTGTCCTGGGAGCTGCGGACGGGCAGTCGGGGCCGGCGGACAACCAGCATGGAAGTGCACTTCGGGCAGCTGGAGGTGCTGGAGTGTCTGTGGCCCCGGGGCACCTCCGAGCCTGAGTACATGGAG ATCCTGACCTTTCCTGGTACGCTGGGCTCCCAGGCCTCAGCTCGGCCCTGCGCCCATCTGCGCCACACACAGATCCTGCGCCGTGTGCCTAAG AGCCGACCCCGGCGCTCAGTTGCCTGCCATTGCCACTCAGAACTGGCCCTGGACCTGGCCAACTTCCAGGCGGACGTGGAGCTGGGGGCCCTGGACCGGCTGGCCGccctactgcgcctggccaccgTACCTGCTGAGCCTCCAGCTGGCCTGCTG ACAGAGCCCCTGCCGGCGATGGAGCAGCAGACGGTATTTCGGCTCTCTGCACCCCGGGCCACGCTGCGGCTGCGCTTCCCCATTGCCGACCTGCGGCCTGAGCGGGACCCCTGGGCGGGCCAGGCCGTGCGGGCTGAGCAGCTTCGGCTGGAGCTGAGTGAGCCCCAGTTCCGGTCAGAGCTTAGCAGTGGGCCTGGTCCCCCAGTCCCCACCCACCTGGAACTCACCTGCTCCGACCTACATG GTATCTATGAAGATGGAGGGAAGCCACCTGTCCCTTGCCTGCGTGTCTCCAAAGCCCTGGACCCCAAGAGCACTGGGCGCAAGTACTTCCTGCCCCA GGTAGTGGTGACTGTGAACCCCCAGTCCAGCAGCACACAGTGGGAGGTGGCCccggagaagggagaggagctgGAGCTGTCAGTGGAGAGTCCCTGTGAGCTGCGGGAACCTGAGCCCTCGCCCTTCTCCTCTAAGAGGACCATGTATGAGACAGAGGAG ATGGTGATCCCTGGAGACCCTGAGGAGATGAGGACGTTCCAGAGCCGGACCCTGGCACTGTCCCGCTGCAGCCTGGAAGTGATCCTGCCCAGTGTCCACATCTTTCTGCCCAGCAAGGAGGTCTACGAGAGCATCTACAACAG GATCAACAACGACCTGCTCATGTGGGAGCCTGCAGATCTGCTTCCCACCCCCGACCCCGCCGCCCAGCCCTCGGGCTTCCCCGGCCCCTCAGGCTTCTGGCACGACAGCTTTAAGATGTGCAAGTCAGCCTTCAAGCTGG CCAACTGCTTTGATCTCACCCCAGACTCGGACTCGGATGACGAGGATGCCCACTTCTTCTCAGTGGGGGCATCAGGTGGCCCACAGGCCGCTGCCCCTGAGGCCCCAAGTCTTCACTTGCAGAGCACCTTCTCTACACTGGTGACAGTGCTGAAGGGGCGGATCACAGCCCTCTGTGAGACCAAG GATGAGGGTGGGAAGCGGCTGGAGGCTGTGCACGGGGAGCTGGTGCTGGACATGGAGCACGGTACCCTCTTCAGCGTCTCCCAGTACTGTGGCCAGCCAGGACTTGGCTACTTCTGTCTGGAAGCTGAAAAGGCAACACTCTACCACCGAG CGGCCGTGGATGACTACCCGCTGCCCAGTCACCTGGACCTTCCCAGTTTCGCTCCCCCGGCTCAGCTGGCCCCAACCATCTACCCATCGGAGGAAGGGGTGACCGAGCGGGGAGCCTCGGGCCGTAAGGGCCAGGGCCGGGGACCCCACATGTTGTCCACTGCTGTGCGCATCCACCTGGACCCCCACAAGAATGTGAAG GAGTTCCTGGTGACACTGCGGTTGCACAAAGCCACCTTGCGCCACTACATGGCCCTGCCCGAGCAGAGCTGGCATTCCCAG TTGTTGGAGTTCCTAGACGTGCTGGATGACCCTGTGCTGGGCTACCTGCCCCCGACGGTCATCACCATCCTGCACACACACCTGTTCTCCTGCTCTGTGGACTATAG GCCACTCTACCTCCCAGTGCGTGTCCTCATCACCGCAGAGACCTTCACTCTCTCCAGCAACATCATCATGGACACCTCCACCTTCCTGCTCAG GTTCATCCTCGATGACTCCGCCTTGTACCTGTCCGACAAGTGTGAGGTGGAGACCCTGGACCTGCGGCGAG ATTATGTCTGTGTTTTGGATGTTGACCTCTTGGAACTTGTGATTAAAACCTGGAAAGGGAGCACCGAGGGCAAACTG AGCCAGCCACTATTCGAGCTGCGCTGCTCCAACAACGTGGTACACGTGCACAGCTGTGCCGACTCCTGTGCCCTGCTAGTCAACCTGCTCCAGTACGTAATGAGCACAGGCGATCTGCACCCCCCACCCCGGCCCCCCAGCCCCACGGAGATCGCCGGCCAGAAGGTACAG CTCTCGGAGAGTCCTGCCTCTCTGCCCTCGTGCCCCCGAGTGGAGACGGCCCTCATCAACCAGCGTGACCTGGCCGACGCCCTCCTGGACACCGAGCGCAGCCTACGGGAGCTGGCCCAGCCTTCAG GTGGCCACCTCCCTCAGGCGTCGCCCATCTCCGTCTACCTATTCCCAGGTGAACGGAGTGGGGCCCCACCCCCTTCACCACCTGTCGGGGGCCCTGCTGGCAGCTTAGGGTCATGCTcagaggagaaggaagatgaAAGGGAAGAGGAGGGCGATGGAGACACCCTGGACAGTGATGAGTTCTGCATCCTTGATGCTCCCGGCCTGGGCATCCCG cctcgagaTGGGGAGCCTGTGGTGACACAGCTGCATCCCGGCCCCATCGTTGTGCGGGACGGTTACTTCTCACGGCCGATCGGCAGCACGGACTTGCTGCGGGCACCTGCCCATTTCCCAGTGCCCAGCACTCGGGTGGTGCTACGTGAGGTCTCCCTCATCTGGCACCTCTATGGGGGCCGAGACTTTGGCCCCCACCCCGGCCACAG GGCAAGAACTGGCCTCTCAGGTCCCAGGAGCTCCCCTTCCCGCTGCTCTGGCCCCAACCGGCCCCAGAACTCATGGCGCACGCAGGGGGGCAGCGGGCGGCAGCACCATGTCCTCATGGAGATCCAGCTGAGCAAG GTAAGCTTCCAGCATGAGGTGTACCCAGCGGAGCCAGCCACAGGCCCTGCGGCCCCcagccaggagctggaggagcGACCGCTGTCCCGTCAGGTGTTCATCGTGCAGGAGCTGGAGGTCCGAGACCGGCTCGCCTCCTCCCAGATCAACAAGTTCCTGTACCTACACACGAGTGAGCGGATGCCGCGACGTGCCCACTCTAACATG CTCACCATCAAAGCGCTGCATGTGGCCCCCACTACCAACCTGGGTGGGCCTGAGTGCTGTCTCCGCGTCTCGCTGATGCCCCTGCGGCTCAATGTGGACCAG GATGCCCTCTTCTTCCTCAAGGACTTCTTCACTAGTCTGGTGGCCGGCATCAACCCCGTGGTCCCAGGGGAGACCTCCGCTGAGG CTCGCCCCGAGACTCGAGCCCAGCCCAGCAGCCCCCTGGAAGGGCAGGCCGAGGGCGTAGAGACCACTGGTTCGCAGGAGGCCCCAGGCGGTGGACACAGCCCCTCCCCTCCTGACCAGCAGCCCATCTACTTCAG AGAGTTCCGCTTCACGTCTGAGGTCCCCATCTGGCTGGATTACCATGGCAAGCACGTCACGATGGACCAGGTG ggCACTTTCGCTGGCCTCCTCATCGGCCTGGCCCAACTCAACTGCTCCGAGCTGAAGCTAAAGCGGCTCTGTTGCAGGCACGG GCTCCTGGGTGTGGACAAGGTGCTGGGCTATGCCCTCAACGAGTGGCTGCAGGACATCCGCAAGAACCAGCTGCCCGGCCTGCTGGGAGGCGTGGGCCCCATGCACTCGGTTGTCCAGCTCT TCCAAGGGTTCCGGGACCTGCTGTGGCTGCCCATTGAGCAGTACAGGAAGGATGGCCGCCTCATGCGGGGGCTGCAGCGAGGGGCTGCCTCCTTTGGCTCATCCACAGCCTCTGCCGCCCTGGAACTCAGCAACCGGTTGGTACAGGCTATCCAG GCCACAGCTGAGACCGTGTATGACATCCTGTCCCCGGCAGCCCCCGTCTCCCGCTCCCTGCAGGACAAGCGCTCTGCGCGGAGGCTGCGCAGGGGCCAGCAGCCTGCCGACCTGCGGGAGGGTGTGGCCAAGGCCTACGACACAGTGCGAGAG GGCATCTTGGATACAGCTCAGACCATCTGTGACGTGGCATCGCGGGGCCATGAGCAGAAGGGGCTGACGGGCGCCGTGGGGGGCGTGATCCGCCAGCTGCCCCCGACTGTGGTGAAGCCGCTCATCCTGGCCACGGAGGCCACGTCCAGCCTGCTCGGGGGCATGCGCAACCAGATTGTCCCCGACGCCCACAAGGACCACGCCCTCAAGTGGCGCTCAGACAGTGCCCAAGACTGA